In Lentibacillus amyloliquefaciens, one DNA window encodes the following:
- the mutL gene encoding DNA mismatch repair endonuclease MutL — protein MGIFQMPDGLANKIAAGEVVERPASVVKELIENSIDAGSTWIKMEVEEAGLKRIKVTDNGHGMPEDDAERAFLRHATSKIQNETDLFRVNTLGFRGEALASIAAVSRLTVKTSLGESAGTYLTIEGGDVTAREKSDARQGTEIIVEDLFFNTPARLKYMKTIHTELGHITDLLNRLALSHPEIRFEAIHNGKSLFKTAGTGDLLQVISQVYGMSVARKMLQVKHETLDFSIEGYIAKPEVTRASRNYISTIVNGRFIKSMQLAQAINRGYHTLLPIGRSPIVVLKIDMDPILVDVNVHPTKLEVRFSKDKALFEAIENTIRDAFKRTSLIPEMEQKYSGKKNESVQGNLQFGEAEQKSSTRMDHTPQVHLTQVNENTPDIGHNGLSPESDQKRSRDYPIQQTENPAYDSFEMPVTDYDSQTEIENPGERVPVMYPIGQLQGTYILAQNENGFYMVDQHAAQERIKFERFRKKLGQTENELQELLIPLTFDFSKQESIFIDHHGQELEKVGLFFEPFGNQTYIIRSHPNWFPKGFEEEVIREMIEQIMKDEKVDVERIREDAAALMSCKRSIKANHHLNNDDMFTLLQALRKCSDPFTCPHGRPVIVHFSSYELEKMFKRVM, from the coding sequence ATGGGAATCTTTCAAATGCCAGATGGACTTGCCAACAAAATAGCTGCGGGAGAAGTTGTTGAACGCCCGGCTTCCGTTGTTAAGGAACTGATAGAAAACAGTATTGATGCAGGCAGTACATGGATAAAAATGGAAGTTGAAGAAGCGGGATTAAAGCGAATAAAAGTGACTGATAATGGCCATGGCATGCCTGAAGATGATGCCGAACGCGCCTTTTTGCGCCATGCCACAAGCAAAATCCAAAACGAGACTGATTTATTCCGTGTGAATACATTGGGATTCCGTGGAGAAGCACTGGCAAGTATCGCAGCTGTAAGCAGATTGACAGTTAAAACATCCTTGGGAGAAAGTGCAGGCACATATTTGACCATTGAAGGCGGTGACGTAACTGCCCGGGAAAAAAGTGATGCACGACAAGGCACTGAAATCATTGTTGAAGATTTATTTTTCAACACACCGGCGCGTTTAAAATATATGAAAACGATCCACACTGAGCTGGGGCATATCACGGATCTCTTAAACCGTCTCGCTTTATCTCATCCGGAAATTCGGTTTGAGGCAATTCATAACGGCAAATCTCTGTTCAAGACGGCCGGAACCGGTGATCTGCTTCAAGTTATCAGTCAGGTTTATGGTATGAGTGTCGCAAGAAAAATGCTGCAGGTTAAGCATGAAACGCTGGATTTTTCCATTGAAGGGTATATCGCGAAACCAGAAGTCACAAGAGCTTCACGAAATTATATTTCGACGATTGTGAATGGAAGGTTTATAAAAAGTATGCAGTTGGCACAAGCCATAAACAGAGGTTACCATACACTATTGCCGATAGGTCGCTCTCCCATCGTTGTTTTAAAAATAGACATGGATCCTATATTAGTTGATGTGAATGTTCATCCAACCAAGCTGGAAGTTCGTTTCAGCAAGGATAAAGCATTATTTGAGGCAATTGAAAATACTATCCGTGACGCATTTAAACGAACGTCTCTGATACCTGAGATGGAACAGAAATATTCTGGCAAAAAAAATGAAAGTGTTCAGGGCAACCTGCAGTTTGGCGAAGCAGAGCAAAAGTCATCCACACGGATGGACCATACGCCACAAGTGCACCTGACACAGGTAAATGAAAACACCCCTGATATCGGCCATAATGGGCTATCTCCGGAGTCTGATCAGAAAAGGAGCAGAGATTACCCGATACAACAAACTGAGAACCCGGCTTATGACTCATTTGAAATGCCGGTAACTGATTACGATTCACAAACTGAAATCGAAAATCCGGGGGAACGTGTGCCTGTCATGTATCCGATTGGTCAGCTTCAAGGGACCTACATTTTAGCGCAGAATGAAAATGGCTTTTATATGGTTGATCAACATGCAGCACAAGAAAGGATAAAATTTGAACGATTCAGGAAAAAACTGGGCCAGACAGAAAATGAGCTGCAGGAGTTATTGATCCCATTAACATTTGATTTTTCCAAACAGGAATCGATTTTTATTGATCATCATGGTCAGGAGCTTGAAAAAGTTGGTCTGTTTTTTGAACCATTCGGCAATCAGACGTATATCATCCGCTCTCATCCGAACTGGTTTCCGAAAGGCTTTGAAGAAGAAGTAATCAGGGAAATGATTGAACAAATCATGAAGGATGAAAAAGTTGATGTCGAAAGAATCAGAGAAGATGCGGCTGCCCTCATGTCATGCAAACGGTCAATAAAAGCCAACCATCATTTGAATAACGATGATATGTTCACGTTGCTGCAAGCCCTGCGGAAATGCTCCGATCCTTTCACATGTCCGCACGGGCGTCCGGTTATCGTTCACTTTTCTTCCTATGAATTGGAAAAGATGTTTAAGCGGGTCATGTAA
- a CDS encoding ImmA/IrrE family metallo-endopeptidase, producing the protein MKYITTPLEDSIQKLYWRIGIKEPKHSIEDIATRLGISICYQKIPLSADGIIFIDPLQNKCKQREVFTHELGHVLQHVGVQLGMPEDFRHMQEAKARNFALHFTVPTFMLLELSMPKYRNQAVNLIAERFGVTHDFADERLLHYERQITGELFFEELLKGNESTEDYSPGEIDIYGDLPFYEQPDFKELIEEFKKNGATDDEIQDIIAQIKYKEDISQW; encoded by the coding sequence TTGAAGTACATCACTACTCCATTAGAAGATTCCATTCAAAAACTATACTGGAGAATTGGGATTAAGGAACCTAAACATTCGATAGAAGACATTGCTACAAGATTAGGTATCAGCATCTGTTATCAAAAGATACCGCTATCAGCGGATGGGATCATTTTCATTGATCCCCTTCAAAATAAATGCAAGCAGCGTGAAGTTTTTACACACGAATTAGGTCATGTGCTACAACATGTTGGTGTCCAATTAGGTATGCCGGAGGATTTTCGCCATATGCAAGAAGCTAAAGCAAGAAATTTTGCGCTGCACTTCACAGTACCAACATTTATGCTTTTAGAACTCAGTATGCCTAAGTACCGAAATCAGGCTGTAAACTTGATTGCTGAAAGATTTGGCGTTACTCATGACTTTGCGGATGAACGTCTCTTGCACTATGAAAGACAGATAACCGGAGAGCTATTTTTTGAGGAACTTTTAAAAGGCAATGAATCTACAGAAGATTATAGCCCTGGTGAAATTGATATATACGGTGATTTGCCCTTTTATGAGCAACCCGATTTCAAAGAACTTATTGAAGAATTTAAAAAGAATGGTGCTACCGATGATGAAATTCAAGACATAATTGCTCAGATAAAATATAAAGAAGATATTAGCCAATGGTAA
- a CDS encoding site-specific integrase gives MAYYRKVKAKNKKGYTWAFTIDRGIDPSTGKRKQITRRGFNTSKEAELAATKIIQELDTDEYIEENKITLNDFLTEWLEVYAKQNVRQSTYKGYTSAIYSRIIPKFGFIRIKEIKPPMLLKYYNELSEEGITPEYINYLHTIMKHSLDAAVTWGYIKNNPVLKVSPPSRKRKQMDTWSVDECKAFLDYTKENAKRHKYMLYFLAIFTGMRRGELLGLKWSDVNFKNSTISISRSLYYVPGKGTVTHEPKTLHSIRSISISDEVLSELQKYQTYQKENMLLTGSHLSDSHFIISPSAGSPLNPNTVHKLFLYDVKKAGTKRIRFHDLRHTHATIMLKLGEHPKIVSERLGHTNIQTTMDKYSHVTPNMQKDSANRFEDAFKNDI, from the coding sequence ATGGCATACTATCGAAAAGTAAAGGCAAAAAATAAAAAAGGATATACATGGGCATTTACGATTGACAGAGGAATAGATCCTTCAACTGGAAAAAGAAAACAAATTACGAGAAGAGGCTTCAACACATCAAAAGAAGCTGAATTGGCGGCCACTAAAATTATTCAGGAGTTAGACACTGATGAATACATCGAAGAAAATAAAATAACTTTAAACGACTTTTTGACCGAATGGCTTGAGGTTTATGCAAAACAAAACGTTAGGCAGTCTACCTACAAAGGATATACCAGTGCCATATATTCAAGGATAATTCCAAAGTTTGGATTTATCCGAATCAAAGAAATAAAACCACCAATGCTTCTCAAATATTATAATGAGTTATCAGAAGAAGGTATTACTCCAGAATATATAAACTATCTACACACTATAATGAAACACTCATTAGATGCTGCCGTAACGTGGGGGTACATTAAGAATAATCCAGTATTAAAAGTTTCTCCCCCATCTCGGAAGCGGAAACAAATGGACACATGGAGTGTTGATGAGTGTAAAGCCTTTCTAGATTATACTAAAGAAAATGCCAAGCGGCATAAATACATGCTCTATTTTTTAGCCATTTTTACCGGCATGAGACGCGGTGAACTACTTGGGTTAAAATGGTCTGATGTTAATTTTAAAAATAGTACAATAAGCATATCAAGATCATTATATTATGTTCCGGGTAAAGGCACTGTTACTCACGAACCTAAAACATTGCATTCCATCCGGTCTATATCCATTTCAGATGAGGTTTTAAGTGAACTTCAGAAATACCAGACATATCAAAAGGAGAATATGTTATTGACCGGAAGCCATTTAAGTGATTCTCATTTTATTATTAGCCCTTCTGCAGGATCACCATTAAATCCAAATACAGTGCATAAGCTATTTCTATACGATGTCAAAAAGGCCGGAACAAAGCGAATCCGATTTCATGACTTAAGACATACACACGCAACAATTATGCTGAAACTGGGTGAGCATCCAAAAATAGTGTCAGAGCGTCTTGGTCATACCAATATCCAAACGACCATGGATAAATATAGTCATGTAACCCCAAATATGCAAAAAGATTCAGCAAACCGATTTGAAGATGCCTTCAAAAATGACATTTAG